The nucleotide sequence GCCCGTTCCATGACCTCGGTGTAACGGGCATCGAGCTCGAGGTCCAACATCCGGCGCGCCCAAAACACGAGGCCGATCGCTGCGCAGGTTTCCGCATAGGACCGGTCGTCAGGTAAATCGAACGGCGCGGAAAACTTCTCTCCACCGGGTCCGTCCGACCCGATGCCGCCGATGATGTAGAGATGCCGCGCCACCATGTCGTCCCACAGCCGTCGGCAGGTTTCGCCCAAGGCTTTGTCGCCACGATCGCGCGTGAGATCGGCCATGGCCGCGTAGAGATACATGGCGCGCACCGCATGTCCGCGCGGCTCCGTGTGCTCGACCACCGGCGCATGTGCCTGCCAATAAGCGAGGTCGTCGCCGTGCACGTAAATCGGCGGAGTCTTCTCCTGCCGCGCCGAGGCCTCCGCCGTGAAATACGCCGGAGATGCGCCGCGCTCGCTGACGAAATAGTGGGCCAACTCCAGCGCGGATCCATCGCCGGTCGCGTGCGCCAGTCGCACGAGCGCCAGCTCCAGCTCGGGGTGACCCGGGTAACCCCGGATTTGGTCTTGGCCGTGACCAAACGTGCGCGCCAGCAAAGCGGTCAATTTGGTGGCGACGGCCAACAGGCGTGGTGAACCCGTCGCTCCGTGGTGCGCCACCGCGGCTTCGATGAAGTGACCGGCACAATACAACTCATGCATGTCGCGCAGATTGCTCCACCGCGGAATGTCCGGCTGCAACTGGTGATAGGTGTGCAGATAACCGTCGGGGGCCTGCGCCCGCTCATAAAGATCGACCAGCTCATCGACCGCGGCGCTGAGTTTCGCATCGCTCGTCAAGGTGAGTCGGTAACAGGCCGCCTCCAGCCACTTGGCCATGTCGGAATCCTGGAAACAAAGGCCCGCGAATGCCCCCGTCTCGTCTCCCGCGGCGATGCGGAGGTTGCGCACGGCATGGCTCGGCGGCGCCCCGGGAATGCGATCATTCAACGCCTCCCATTGCCGCTGCAAGGTGACGGTGCCGATACGTTCGATACGTTCGGCGAGCAGTCCGCCGGTGAAGCGGACTGCGGCCAGGGGAAGTGAGGTGGGAGTAGGCACGACGATGAAGGGGTAGATCGTGAAACCGAAGTCTTAAGGCGTCACCGAGTCGGTGATGGAAAGCGTGTTGAAATCGAGCACGCGTCGCAAGCGACCATGCGAGATGGTGAGCACCCGACTGCCGAGCTCACTGTTGAGGTGCGTGCCCTCAAACAGCTTCCACCCCGCGTAATCGACGGGTTGTCCGCCAATACTCGGCGTCGCGCCAAATTTGGCGTGCATGACATGTCCCCGCAGATTGGTGAAGGTCACGGTGGGTTCGTCAGCCAGCGAGTAGCTGAGCGGCAAGGCGTTGATGGCCGCTTGGAAGTCCGCGAAACTCGCAAACTCGGAAACGCTCGCCGCCTGCAGAATCGTGCCATTCTTGACGTGCGGACTCGTCAGCACACGGCCGCCGGTCGGCTCGGTCTTTTCCGGATCGCGACTATTGGGATAACTCACATGCGGCACCCAATGGTAAGGCGCGAGCGGACGGTAGGCCAGATACGTGTCGCCGCCGCGCGCGAAGATCCAGCCCGAGGCGTCTTCGGTCACATCCTCGAGGTCCTTGGAAAAGAATCCGTTCACGTGGGGAAAGCGCGCATCGGGCGCGATATCGTAGAGGGCGATCACCGCATCGAGATCCTGCACGACTTGTTCATACGGCGAACAACCAAGCAGTTTGTCCGGCGAATCATAGGACGGTTTACCCTCCGACGTCACCCCGATCGGCATGGGTTCAGGATAGGTGGTGAAGAACATTTGCATGACCCGGCCGGACGAGTGCGGATGCATCGAAAACATCGTGTTGTGCACGCCGCGGGGATCATCGACCGCCCAGGTGACATCCCAGACATGCGATTGGATGGGATCGCTGATGCCGCCCTGGGTCGAGCCGACCGCGTAGTCCTCGCGCAAATACTGCGTTTTGTAGATCGGACGCATGTGCTCGTCGCTGTAACGCCAAATGCGGCGGGAACGCGCGCGGTCGTGTTGCAGAGTATCGGCGTCGCGATCCAGCGCGAGGCGGTAGATCACTTCTGGGACTTCGTAATTTTCCGCCAGCACGGAAAAATAGTTACCCCAGCCCCAACCACGGAAGCCCTCGCCGACCGGCACGTTGCCGAAGAGTTGCCATGAAAAATAGGTGGCGAGCGCATACCACCGTTCCACGACGGAGGTGTCATCGGTGCGGGAGTTCGGGCCGCGCGGCATCCCATCCAGGGTGACGGTGGCGAGTTCCGCGAAGAGCCAGTCGAGCATCATCGTGCCCCGTTGCCGCATCGCGGGATCGTCCGCATACGATGCGAGCATCAGCATGGGAATCGCGTATTCGCCGAGATAGTGCGTGGGGTTGTATTCCCCCTGCCCGATCGTCGTGGTAAGCTTCATCCAGTCGAGCAACCACCCGCGGGCTTCGGTTCGGTTCTCCGCTGAACTGAGGCCGTTGGCCCACCCCGCAGCTGACTCGTCCGGATAGAGTTCCGCCATCAAATAGAGGGCGGTATGATACATCACCCAGTGGTTCTCGGTGTCGCCCCGCAACTGACGGGTCGTGCGCCAGGCTTCGTGGATGGCTTCGCGGGCCTCGACAGACAATTTATCGCGACCGGCAAAGGCCACCATGGCGGTGGGAAACATCCAGAACGGACCCGTGCCCGGCTCCTTCATCAGCTCGATCACCCGCGCGTCACATGCCGCGATATCCTCGTCGCGCGTGAGTTTCATGGCGATCGTGGCCATGTCCATTTTGTCCAGGCCAATCTCGGCATAACGCGAGATGCGCCAGTCGATCATTTCCTGGGCGCGCGCCAGATATTGGGCGCGTCTTACCGGCACGCTTGCCACGACGTCACGCGTGGGCGGCGGTCCCTCAAAGGAGGGTTGCGCGACAACGGATCCGCTCGCCACGAGTGCGGCGACGGCGAGAATTTTGCGAGTAAGGGGAAAGGGAAAATGCATCGGAAAGCGGGTCAGGAACGGGGCACGGAAACGAAATTATTCACCAGCGAGCCGGCGAGTGCGTCCGGCGTCCAGGTGCGGCCGAAGTCATCGGAGTAGTAGAGCGTTTCCTGGAAAACACTGGCGTAAAGGCGACCGGTATTGGGCTCGACGCCCACCCGCCAAACGCGTGGGTTTTCCGGCAGTCCGGCGTCGCGTGAGGTCCAGCTTTTGCCCCCGTCTTCGCTGGTCCAGACCCCGTAGGTCCAACTCGCCACCGCCAGGCGGTTCGCGTCGGTGGCGTCGAAGGTTACATTGTAGATCGCGTGTTCATGGGGCAGGTTCGCGATTTGGTTCCAGCTCTCCCCGTTGTCGTGTGATTCCCAGGCCCCGTGGGTATCGGTCACCGCCACCCAAAAATCGGGGTCGTGCGGGGACTGCCGGATGTCGTTGACCGTCGTCTCCGTCGGCAGGACGCAGCGCCAGTTCGCGGCGGCGTCTACGGTGAGGAACACGCCTTTTTCGCATCCCGCCAACCCGCGGTTCGCGACCACGCGATCCAACGCGATGCGCTGGGTGAATTTACCGCGGTCGGGCAGTCCGTGCTCGCGCCGTTGCCACGTCTGTCCCCGGTCTTCGGATACGGCGATTCCGGAAGGCAGGGCGAGATAGACGCGATCCGGGGCAAACGGATCGACCGCCACATCGCGGCCTTCGGTCATGTCCCAACTGTTGGTCATGCGCCAGGTGTCCCCTCCATCGAGACTGCGCCAGATGCCGTTGAGCGTCGTGGTGTAGAGCACGTCGCGGTCGCGGGGATCAAACGCCAGCGCCGTGATCGTGGTATCGTTGTATCCGAAGTGCTGCCATTCGCCGGTGGTTTCGTCCCGCGAAAACAGACCGTTGGTGGTGACGATCTTCGAACCGATCACGTAGTTGCGGTTGATGTTGGCGCACAGATAAAAATCATAGTCAACCGGCGCAGCCGACAGGGAGAAACCGGCGAGCACGCCGAGGACGATTCCCGACGACAACAGGCGGCGAAAACGGGATAAGGGATTGCGGACGGGAGGTATTGGCATTGCGGTAACGGGGATGAAATTAAGCACGCTATTGGTGATGGGATTTTTGATCGCGGGGGCGGCGCTACGAGCAGCGACTCCGGAGGAAAACGTAAAAAGTCTGGGGCTGGTTCTGCCGCCCGCCGCATCGCCGGTGGCGAACTACGTGCCGGTCGTGCGCACGGGCGATTTGGTTTTTCTGGCCGGTCACATTCCCCGCGATGACGCCGGTCAGGTCATCACCGGCAAGGTGGGCGAAACGGTCACCATGGCCGAGGCCCAGGATGCGGCCCGCCGCACCGCTCTCGCGCTGTTGGCGACGCTGCGGCAGGAACTCGGATCGCTTGACCGGGTGAAGCGCATCGTGCGGGTCGAGGGCTTTGTGAACTGCCCGACCGACTTCACGGCTCAATCCTCGGTCATCAATGGTTGCTCGGATTTGTTGATTGAGGTTTTCGGCGATCAGGGACGCCACGCGCGCATGGCGATCGGCGCCGGTTCCCTGCCCCTCAACACGACCGTCGAAATCGCGCTGATCGCGGAAGTGGACTAAAACGGGTTTCGTCATGCCGCGCGCAGCTCTTGCTCGACCGCGGCGATAAGCGCATCGATTTCTTCGATCGTATTGAAGGCGTGGCACGAGACGCGCACCGCATCGAGGCCCTGTTCCGACACCGGACGGCAGCGCATGCGGTGACGACTCCACAGGGCACCAAACAGCTCCCGGTAGCCCAGACGTTCGCTGCGAATCGTCAGCATGGACGCGCGCAGATCCGCATGCGTTGGTGTTAAAATTTCCAGGTCGGGAATGGGGGTCAACCCGGCCCGCAAGCGCTCCGCCAGTTCGCGACCGTGACGGGCGATGGCATCCCGGCCGATATGTGTTTGCCAACGCATGGCTTCCACCAATCCCAACTCCCGGGCCACGTCGCGCGTGCCGTATTCGTAACGACCGGCGTTGGGCGTGAATTCGATGCTCCCGGGCAAATTTTCGACTTCACCGGAATAAGCGCCAACGAGCGGCGGCACGAGTTCGTCCTGACGGGCCCGACGCACCACCAACATGCCCGACTCGCGCGGGCCGCCCAGCCACTTGTGACCGCTGGTGGCATAGGAGTCGCAACCCATGGCGGCAAAATCCACCGGGATCATACCCGCCGATTGCGCGCCATCGATGTGAAACCATACGCCGTGCGCTTCACAGAGTTTGGCGATCGAAGCGACCGGCATGACAATGCCGGTGGGAGCGGTGATGTGCGATACCTGCACCACCCGCGTGCGACGGGTCATCAACGCCTCGATCCGCTGCAGGTTCCCCTCCGGTGAGGTGGGGTCCGGTTCAAACAAACGCACCGCCACACCTTTTTGCTGCGCCTGCAACAACCACGGAAACGAACCACCGGGATGGGCGTGGGATTCAAAAATCACTTCATCCCCCCGTTGCAGATCCAGCCCGCCGGCGACGATGCCGTTGCCTTCGGTCGCATTGCGCACGAAGGAAACCTCGTCTTCCGCCGCGCCGAGAAAACGCGCCGCGTCCCCGCGCACATCGTGGATCCGGCCGTGTCCGGTTTCAACGTGCCACTGCAACTCCTCGGCTACCTGGGCGGTGAATGATTTGATCGCAGCCGGGGACGGACCCAGTCCGCCCGTATTGAAATAATGGAGACCTGGATCGAAGTCGTAGGCGGCTCGCATCGCCGACCAATAATCGTCGCCCGCCGCCACGGAATAAGGCCGCAGGGATTCCGGCAGCGAGGCCGGCGCGGCCAGCAGTTTGCTCGCGCCCAATCCGGCCAACCCGAGACCGCAACGTTTGAGAAAGGCTTTTCGGTTCAGCGTCATGCGTCAAAAATATGCAGCTCGTGATCCAACTCGCGAGTTTCGCCCGCCGGAATAATCCAGGCATTTTCCCGATGCGGCGCCCACGCCACCATGGGATCATTCGGTCGCACAAACCACGGTAGCGGACCGGACTTGGATTCGAACCGCAGGCGGGTGCGGCGCAATGATCCGTCATGCTGAGCGTGCCACTCCACCCAGTTCGAAGTGTGACCGTGCAATGCCTCCAACTCGGTTTGGCCGCCCTCTCCCACCACGCGAATCGTGGCGTCGCCATGTTGATCCAACAACCCGCGCGCGCCGCGGAACTGCAACCCGGAATAGTGCGATCCATCCAGACCGCCCAGGCTGTGATAATTGTCGCAACGCAGATCAAACGAACCGGGATTGGTGAGCCGACTGATCCACTGCAAGGTCCAGCCATCGTCACGCAGCGTGGTGGCAAGCGTGCGCTCTTCCGTGAGCACCACCGCGGCGTCCGGTTGCGAGTCGAGCCACGTTAAACGCTGCACCAATCGCGCGGGAGTTTTGAGCAACCACTCGTCGTGCTGTTGCACGCCATGATCCTGCCGCCACTGGTAACCGTCGGCCGCCCGATGCGAGGGGCCACCCCAGAAATTCACGCCGTTGACCGAGGTGAGAGTAAAACTCAACCCGTGGTGCCACGGATGATCGTTGGGCCGCCAATTGGTCAACACATCGCCGTGACGCGTGTGCAGCGGATGCATGAACGGACGCGGCGATTCGTTGGCCGGTGTTCCGGGCCGGTAGGCATACGACCACAGCTCACCACCACCCACTGGGGCAACGGCGAGTCGGCCGGTTTCCGTTTCGCGAATTTCGAGGGCAGATTGCATTATGCGTTCGCCCCCCAGCTCCATGCGCCCCCCGGCGACTCGTGCACCGAACCGTCGGGCAGCACGATTTCCACCGGGGTGTCCGGCGGGGAATCGATGGAGATCCGCCACTCATCTCCGGCCCGACGCCAATCGACTCTCACCATGCCGCGCGGCGTGCACACCCGGCCCTTGGCCCAGGGCAAACCGCAGGGATGCGGCTGCACCCGGATGGTGGCAAAGCCCGGCGACGTGGGACGCACCCCCAGCACGCGGTTGAGGAACTCCAACACGGGGTGCGCACTCCAGGCATGGCACAACGAGCGCCAATAACTGTTCTCCTCGACGAAGGTATCAAGACCCAGCGCGATGGATTCGTGCCACGGCCCGAGCAGGTTCGGCATTTCGTCGTAAGTGCCCATGCGCACCATGGCGGTGAACACGGTGTGCCACGCAAAAAACGATCCCGGGGCCAACTTCTCGTCGTGCGGAAAACGTTGCTTAAGGCGTTCGCACGTCGCGTCGTTCGCCGCCCCACACACCACGGCCCACGCGTTGCCGTAGAGACTGACTTCCGGGCCACCCGGACGATCGAAATACAGTCCCTCGGTCTCGGACCAGAACAACTCGTGCAGCTGTTGCCGGGCAACCGCGGCTTCCTCCCGCAGCGTCGCGGCTTCCGCGTCGCGCCCCAGCCAATCACACATTTGCGCCACTTCGTCGAGCGCCAGAATCCATTGCGAGGCGATGATACACGTGGGGTCGGAATCGGCACCTGGCACCACCCCGCGCGGCCACCACGGACACCAATCGGTAATGTTCCAATAGGGCAACTTCGCCGGGAGTCCGCTGACGTCGCGATGCCGACGAAACCAATCCAGCACCCCCTGCATGCCGGGCAGGACTTCTTTCACCGTATCGAGATCTCCGCTACAAAGACCGAAGTCGCGCACCGCCGTGATCCAGTGCAGGGACCACGACGGGATCACCTGCAACAAGCGCGAGGGAAACCGGCTTTGGGTGAGCCCCTCCGGTCCGCGCGACCAATCAAACTGCAACAACGCCTGCCGACTCAAACGGTAATCGCCGCTGGTGAGCATACCGAGATGCGACGTGATCATCGTGTCCCCGGCATACTGCATCTGCTCGTAGTGCGGACAGTCCTCGAACGTTTCATGGGAGCACAGTCGCATCGTGCGCAGGCCCGCGTCCCATATTTTCGACCAACTGGCATCCGCGCACGCGAAGTCCGCTTTTTCCTCATACGGATAAGCGGAGTAACGGTAGCTCACCGCCCGCAAGGTGAGCGGTTGGGCGCCGGTCTTGAGGTGCAGGCTGACATAACGAAATGCCCGCCAATGCAACGGCTCGTAGGTCGCGTCGGCATCACCGGCCGGGCGCCAAACATCCGACCAACCCGAGATGCGGCCGCGGCGATCAAAGGTCCACCCCGTGCCCTCGTCGGCGAAATGCGAGGCGAGATTCTCCAAGGGTTGTTGCTCGCCCAACAATTCCGCCTCGGGCGTGTCCCACGGCAACCGCAGGGCCTCGGCGTAGGTCAGCCTGACGGTTGCCCCCGCGCCCTCGGCGGCGCGCAGGAGCGGATAGCCGGTCGTGATCGTGCCGGTGTCAAATATCACTTCGATCTCGCTGTGCGCCGGCAGCGTCGCCGTCGCTGGCGCTCCGGTTGAGGAGTTGTCCAACAACTTCGCCCAATCCGCGCTCAACGCTCCTCCGCCCGGGAGAAACGCATCCGCAAAGGTCACCGGTGCGCCCTCCTCGAGCGGAGGAATCAACCGGGGAACGAGACCATACGGGCTGGCCGGGT is from Synoicihabitans lomoniglobus and encodes:
- a CDS encoding PmoA family protein, which codes for MQSALEIRETETGRLAVAPVGGGELWSYAYRPGTPANESPRPFMHPLHTRHGDVLTNWRPNDHPWHHGLSFTLTSVNGVNFWGGPSHRAADGYQWRQDHGVQQHDEWLLKTPARLVQRLTWLDSQPDAAVVLTEERTLATTLRDDGWTLQWISRLTNPGSFDLRCDNYHSLGGLDGSHYSGLQFRGARGLLDQHGDATIRVVGEGGQTELEALHGHTSNWVEWHAQHDGSLRRTRLRFESKSGPLPWFVRPNDPMVAWAPHRENAWIIPAGETRELDHELHIFDA
- a CDS encoding WD40/YVTN/BNR-like repeat-containing protein, which translates into the protein MPIPPVRNPLSRFRRLLSSGIVLGVLAGFSLSAAPVDYDFYLCANINRNYVIGSKIVTTNGLFSRDETTGEWQHFGYNDTTITALAFDPRDRDVLYTTTLNGIWRSLDGGDTWRMTNSWDMTEGRDVAVDPFAPDRVYLALPSGIAVSEDRGQTWQRREHGLPDRGKFTQRIALDRVVANRGLAGCEKGVFLTVDAAANWRCVLPTETTVNDIRQSPHDPDFWVAVTDTHGAWESHDNGESWNQIANLPHEHAIYNVTFDATDANRLAVASWTYGVWTSEDGGKSWTSRDAGLPENPRVWRVGVEPNTGRLYASVFQETLYYSDDFGRTWTPDALAGSLVNNFVSVPRS
- a CDS encoding aminotransferase class V-fold PLP-dependent enzyme, with amino-acid sequence MTLNRKAFLKRCGLGLAGLGASKLLAAPASLPESLRPYSVAAGDDYWSAMRAAYDFDPGLHYFNTGGLGPSPAAIKSFTAQVAEELQWHVETGHGRIHDVRGDAARFLGAAEDEVSFVRNATEGNGIVAGGLDLQRGDEVIFESHAHPGGSFPWLLQAQQKGVAVRLFEPDPTSPEGNLQRIEALMTRRTRVVQVSHITAPTGIVMPVASIAKLCEAHGVWFHIDGAQSAGMIPVDFAAMGCDSYATSGHKWLGGPRESGMLVVRRARQDELVPPLVGAYSGEVENLPGSIEFTPNAGRYEYGTRDVARELGLVEAMRWQTHIGRDAIARHGRELAERLRAGLTPIPDLEILTPTHADLRASMLTIRSERLGYRELFGALWSRHRMRCRPVSEQGLDAVRVSCHAFNTIEEIDALIAAVEQELRAA
- a CDS encoding alpha-L-rhamnosidase C-terminal domain-containing protein, with amino-acid sequence MSDSRSAPLPFKQGASWIWSAEGTHAESPVGAESPSHYKVRRFRREWELADAADAHGVIHVSADSRYVLYCNGAFVGRGPAKGDIHHHFYDSYDIGPFLRTGRNVIAALVWDMSSVAHRPTALGAPCSVMTYAGGFLLQGTVAGAGADEVLDTGRGGWRVAIDQAYRFQNDGTRFEGYHGYFEERVDTELPQGWLDAGFDASAWADATTLYPAERREERRDPASPYGLVPRLIPPLEEGAPVTFADAFLPGGGALSADWAKLLDNSSTGAPATATLPAHSEIEVIFDTGTITTGYPLLRAAEGAGATVRLTYAEALRLPWDTPEAELLGEQQPLENLASHFADEGTGWTFDRRGRISGWSDVWRPAGDADATYEPLHWRAFRYVSLHLKTGAQPLTLRAVSYRYSAYPYEEKADFACADASWSKIWDAGLRTMRLCSHETFEDCPHYEQMQYAGDTMITSHLGMLTSGDYRLSRQALLQFDWSRGPEGLTQSRFPSRLLQVIPSWSLHWITAVRDFGLCSGDLDTVKEVLPGMQGVLDWFRRHRDVSGLPAKLPYWNITDWCPWWPRGVVPGADSDPTCIIASQWILALDEVAQMCDWLGRDAEAATLREEAAVARQQLHELFWSETEGLYFDRPGGPEVSLYGNAWAVVCGAANDATCERLKQRFPHDEKLAPGSFFAWHTVFTAMVRMGTYDEMPNLLGPWHESIALGLDTFVEENSYWRSLCHAWSAHPVLEFLNRVLGVRPTSPGFATIRVQPHPCGLPWAKGRVCTPRGMVRVDWRRAGDEWRISIDSPPDTPVEIVLPDGSVHESPGGAWSWGANA
- a CDS encoding glycoside hydrolase family 127 protein — its product is MPTPTSLPLAAVRFTGGLLAERIERIGTVTLQRQWEALNDRIPGAPPSHAVRNLRIAAGDETGAFAGLCFQDSDMAKWLEAACYRLTLTSDAKLSAAVDELVDLYERAQAPDGYLHTYHQLQPDIPRWSNLRDMHELYCAGHFIEAAVAHHGATGSPRLLAVATKLTALLARTFGHGQDQIRGYPGHPELELALVRLAHATGDGSALELAHYFVSERGASPAYFTAEASARQEKTPPIYVHGDDLAYWQAHAPVVEHTEPRGHAVRAMYLYAAMADLTRDRGDKALGETCRRLWDDMVARHLYIIGGIGSDGPGGEKFSAPFDLPDDRSYAETCAAIGLVFWARRMLDLELDARYTEVMERALYNNVLAGLSRDGCHYFYVNPLAVTPPETHRRYDCRMVKTQRVPWFGCACCPPNVARLLSSLGQYAVSRTAEGLALHLFADMTIREDAWHVRVTTDYPWTSRVVITVEAAPAETVELAVRASGPVPGAQWALNGAPLTATAEHGYLRLRRRWEEGDTLMADLPLPVQRVRAHPGLTAAAGRIALQRGPLVYAVEEADHGAQLGTLGVRRDAPLEVSFDGDLWDGVMVITGEAQREIAPAGLYDDASPVRQATPLRAIPYAWWGHRGEGEMRIWIRDYET
- a CDS encoding RidA family protein gives rise to the protein MKLSTLLVMGFLIAGAALRAATPEENVKSLGLVLPPAASPVANYVPVVRTGDLVFLAGHIPRDDAGQVITGKVGETVTMAEAQDAARRTALALLATLRQELGSLDRVKRIVRVEGFVNCPTDFTAQSSVINGCSDLLIEVFGDQGRHARMAIGAGSLPLNTTVEIALIAEVD